The sequence CAGACTCCGAGCTTGACCTCTGTGCCGTCCTCTAGCCGCTCTACGTGTCCCCGTGGGACGGTCACGGAGCCCTCCCGGGTCTTGTACTGAGCGAGGGCTGCGACGCCCTTCTCGAAGGCGCCCATGGGCGTGGTGGGCGGCTTTGTGGGCGTTTCCAGTTCCGGGGCGGGCGGTGTGATGCCGAGCTGCTCGAGGCGTTCGCGTTGCCCGGCCACCAGGGCCTGCCAGACCTTCGGCGTCCGCTGCTTGGCCAACCACTTCCCGATGTCCATGCCGTGGACCGTGAACCCGGGCAGGACCTCCGCCTGGCCCTCTTCGTCGCGTACGAGCTCGCGCAGTGCGGCGTAATGGCGTTGCCACTCCGCCGGCCACACCGGGTTCCAGTCCTCGTCCACGGCTTCCAGTGCCGTCTTCCAGTCGGGGTGTCCGTCCAGCGCACCGGGCCGTCGCAAATTCGAAAGCCACTGTCCCACCGGCCGGTCCAGCATGGTCGCCGACCTCGGTGCGCAGAGTGTCCAGTGCTGGTCGTAGTAGGCCTTGGCGGCTTCGAGGTTTTCCTGGAAGCGTTCATCGGCCGGTGACCAGACCATGCCGAGTTGTTCGAGTCGCCTCGCGCGTTGGCCGGTCATCTGTCCGGCTGCGTAGGCGCGCCGTTGTTCCGCGACCCATTGGCCAAGTGGTGTCGCGCCTTCGCGGTGTCCGTAGGGCACGCGGGCGTTCCCGACCCGTTCGACGTACGTCTTCAGCTTCGCCCAGCCGCGGGCCCAGTCCTGGCGTTCGGTGTCGATCACGTTGAAGGAGACCCAGTCCGCGACCATCACCGGATCCCTGGGGGCGGCGAAACGGAGCAGCAACCGTGATTCTTCCTCGCCTTCCTCGGGCGCAGAGCCGATGTTCACGGACGGTTGCGCGACGTCCTTCTGCGGCTCCTGGGGAATCGCCAGCAATTCCACGGCCTCTTCATCATGAGCGCGCAGCCCTTCCAGGACTTTCACCAGGGGCCGGTAGGACCCGGAGGTGAACATGTCCTCGGGCTGCTCTCCCGGCTGGAGGAATACCGGCACGATCAGGGAGGCGAGCTTGCCCTGTCCGGGCTTCTGGCGGAGCGCCCGGCCGATGGCCTGGACGATGTCGTGCGGCGCTCCCTTCGGGTCCAACAGGGCCACGGAGTCCACCGCGCGGATGTCGACGCCCTCGCCCAGGACCCGGCAGTTGGAGAGCACGGCCCGCTGCGCCGTGGACCCGAACGAGCCCAGGACTTCTTGCCGGCGTTCGGGGACGTGCTCGCCGCACAGCCAGTTGGCCCAGATCCGCTTCGGGTACGTCTCGGGCTGGTCGGCGTGCAGCTTCGCCGCGACGCGC is a genomic window of Streptomyces sp. NBC_01241 containing:
- a CDS encoding DEAD/DEAH box helicase, which produces MAVKLRDHQIEAVAAIVRGLDVPPGGIPWNGLRGQVHAACGTGKTIMAAASAKRLVPRGRVLVLVPTLDLLAQTVRAWHEAGHKGPAVAVCSLQDDPGLWSLKVRSTTNPIQLALWHGQGPVTIYATYASLGVLAEAFEGVYGQKLDPVDLAVVDEAHRTSGSMGKAWADIHDQTVIPAHRRLYLTATPRIWEERLNREVAEGVRDPLPREMAASMDDEKVFGPVLYKLSLASAVSRGLLARYQIIVLELQDPVVTPERLMGEERHSEEMRGQRLGALQAALLHTMAQHDLSTCITFHHRTIEAQAYAEGLERVAAKLHADQPETYPKRIWANWLCGEHVPERRQEVLGSFGSTAQRAVLSNCRVLGEGVDIRAVDSVALLDPKGAPHDIVQAIGRALRQKPGQGKLASLIVPVFLQPGEQPEDMFTSGSYRPLVKVLEGLRAHDEEAVELLAIPQEPQKDVAQPSVNIGSAPEEGEEESRLLLRFAAPRDPVMVADWVSFNVIDTERQDWARGWAKLKTYVERVGNARVPYGHREGATPLGQWVAEQRRAYAAGQMTGQRARRLEQLGMVWSPADERFQENLEAAKAYYDQHWTLCAPRSATMLDRPVGQWLSNLRRPGALDGHPDWKTALEAVDEDWNPVWPAEWQRHYAALRELVRDEEGQAEVLPGFTVHGMDIGKWLAKQRTPKVWQALVAGQRERLEQLGITPPAPELETPTKPPTTPMGAFEKGVAALAQYKTREGSVTVPRGHVERLEDGTEVKLGVWTMNQKTRRAKLTADKLQALAALGLEWAAEG